Sequence from the Stenotrophomonas sp. 364 genome:
CCAGGCCGGGATCGCCCACGGCACCACCAGGATCGCGGGCAGCCACATCGACGGCATGGTGGCCAGGAAGTACCACCATGGCTGGTGGTGGTCCCAGGACTGCGCGTAGCGCTTGGCGGTCTGCCGGAACAGAATGTCGTTCATATAGGCCCGGTACTCCACCGAGCCGCTGGACGTGGCGGCCAGCACCATCGGCACCAGCCACAACGTCACCGCCAGCACGAAGGCCAGCGGGGCCAGCCAGAAGCGCCAGTCGCGCACGTGCAGGCGAACCCGCGGCCAATCCAGCAGCGAGGCCACCGCCGCCGGCAGCACCATCAGCAGCGCCAGCACGCCCACGCCCTTGGTGATCACACCCAGCCCGGCGGCAAACCAGCCCAGCCACCACCACCGCCACGCCGGCCCGCAGAGCAGGTGCCGCAGCAGGCCGTAGTTGGCCAGGGTGATGAAGAACACCACCAGCGGGTCGATCTGCGCCTTCTTGGCCTGGAAGGTGAAATGCACCGCAAACAACAGCGCCCAGGCCGCGTACACGCCCACCCGGCGGGTCCACAGGCGCCGGCCCAGGTCGTACACGCAGGCCAGCGTGCCCAGTGCGGCCAGCAGCGACGGCAGCAGGAACGCCACCCGCCAGTTGCCGAACACGCTGTAGAACGCGGCCTGCGCCCACATCAGCATCGGTGGCTTGTCCGAGTACAACTCGGTGCCCCGGTGCGGGAACAGCCAGTCGCCGCTGAGCACCATCTGCTTGGCCACCAGCGCAAAGCGCGGCTCGTCCGACGGCCAGGGGTCGCGCAGGCCCAGACCGGCACCGAGCACCAGCAGGGCCATCGTGGCAAGCAGCCAGAACTCGCGCCTGGCAGGAGTGTTCAACATATGACGCGGGTCCAACGGCGGGGTATCAGCCCTTTTTTAGCAGACGCGCATAGAAGAAACCGTCTGCACCCTCTTCACCGGGCAGGCGCTGGCGACCGGCCCAGGAGTCGTGGCCGAACGCTTCACCCAATGGCAGGAAGCCTGCGCGGGGGGTGCGCTGCAGGAAAGACTCGACCTGGAACTGGTTCTCTTCCCGCAGGATCGAGCATGTCGCATACAGCAGGGTGCCGCCCGGAGCCAGCATGCTGAAGCAGGCATCCAGCAGGCGCGCCTGCAGCGTTACCAGCGCCTCGATATCGGCCGGGCGGCGGTGCACCAGCACGTCCGGCTGGCGGCGGATGATGCCGGTGGCAGAGCACGGTGCATCCAGCAGGATGCAGTCGAACGGCTGCCCGTCCCACCAGCTGTCCGGCGCGGCGGCGTCGGCCGCCAGCACGCGCGCCTGCGCGCCCACGCCGGTCCGGGCGAAGGTCTCGCTGATGCGCTTGAGCCGGCGCGGGTCGATGTCCAGGGCCAGCAGCTGCAGGCTGGGATCACGCTCCAGCAGGTGCGCGGCCTTGCCACCGGGCGCGGCGCAGGCGTCCAGCACCCGGGCGCCGGGTCGCGGGGCCAGGGCATCGGCCACCTGCTGCGCCGACAGATCCTGCACCGACAATGCACCGGCCGCGAAACCGGGCAGCGCAGCCACCGGCACGGGTACCGGCAGGCGGATCGCGTCACTGCACAGCGGCGATGCCTCGGCCTCGATCGCGGCGGCGGCCAGCTGTTCGAGCACAGCCTCACGGCTGCCGTGCTGGCGGTTCACCCGCAGCCACAACGGCGCCGGCTGCAGGCTGGCGGCGAACACGTCCTCGGCCTGCTCCGGCCAGTCCTGTTCGATCATGCCGGCCAGCCAGTCGGGGAATGCAGCGCGCGCCGGCTGGGCCGGAATGCCCTCGCGCTGGGCGCGGCGCAGCAGCGCGTTGACCATGCCGGCCTGGCGGTCGCGACCCATCGCACGGGCGGCGTCGACCGTGGCCGACAGCGCCGCGTGGGCCGGCAGTTCCAGCGCATCCAGCTGGGCGAAGCCCACCAGCAACAGCGCGCGCAGTTCGTCCTCGCGCACGCCCAGCGGGCGCTGCATCCACTGGGCCAGGGCCGCGTCATAGGCGCCGCGACGGCGCAGCACGGCAAAGCACAGGGCCTCCAGCAGCGCGCGGTCGCGGCTGTCGTCCAGGCTCGGCAATGCCTTGGCCAGTTCGGCCTTGAGCGAGCGGCCGCGGCCGATCACCTGGGCCAGCACCTTGGCTGCCAGTACGCGGGTGGGCACGCCGGGCGCGCTGGCGGCACGCTGCGGGGCCAGCTTGTCCTGCCGGAGCTGGGTCATTTCAGGCACCCACGCTCAGGTCGCGGCGCGCGTTGAGGTAGTCGGCCGCCGTGATCGCCTTGCCGCCTTCGCGCTGCAGCACCCGCAGGCGCAGGGCGCCCTGGCCGCAGGCAATGTCGATGCCCTCGCGGGCGGCCGCCAGCAGCGTGCCCGGGGCCTTGCCTTGGTTGTCCGGCAGCGCCACCGCACCGTGGATGCGCACGCGCTCGCCGGCCAGCTGGGCCTCGGCGATCGGCCACGGGTTGAAGGCGCGCACGGTGCGCTCCAGCGCCTGCGCGTCCTGCGCCCAGTCCAGCCGGGCTTCGGCCTTGTCGAGCTTGTGCGCGTACGTCACCCCCGCCTCCGGCTGCGGCTGGGCAATCGGCTTGATCCCGGCGCGCAGCAGGCCCAGCCCATCCGACAGCACCTGCGCGCCCAGTTCGGCCAGTCGGTCGTGCAGCTGGCCGCCGGTGTCGTTGGCGCCGATGGCCAGGTGTTGCTTGAGCAGCACCGGGCCAGTGTCCAGGCCTGCTTCCATCTGCATCAGGCACACGCCGCTTTCGCTGTCGCCGGCCTGGATCGCACGCTGGATCGGCGCGGCGCCACGCCAGCGCGGCAGCAGCGAGGCGTGCACGTTCCAGCAGCCGTGGGTG
This genomic interval carries:
- a CDS encoding glycosyltransferase family 39 protein; translation: MLNTPARREFWLLATMALLVLGAGLGLRDPWPSDEPRFALVAKQMVLSGDWLFPHRGTELYSDKPPMLMWAQAAFYSVFGNWRVAFLLPSLLAALGTLACVYDLGRRLWTRRVGVYAAWALLFAVHFTFQAKKAQIDPLVVFFITLANYGLLRHLLCGPAWRWWWLGWFAAGLGVITKGVGVLALLMVLPAAVASLLDWPRVRLHVRDWRFWLAPLAFVLAVTLWLVPMVLAATSSGSVEYRAYMNDILFRQTAKRYAQSWDHHQPWWYFLATMPSMWLPAILVVPWAIPAWWRRLRRRDPRYLLLLGWWLLIVLFFSIPHGKRDVYILPALPMFCLALAPLVPGLLRRRDVQWLLGAFNVLLVLALLGAGIAMLVGQPGFESRLILQRGIDTSVTAALGWIGVALGAWGMASLCFSGARRRHVAVVSTLAMVWVAYGLVGYPLFNDSSSARGLMQQAGQRIGPDAQLGLVGWKEQNLLMADRPATTFGFKRRWYSQLQDGVAWQAQAPQQRWLLVQEAAVLDCIDRNRAERVGVANRRGWWLVPADAVVGPCRPSARELARITLEQGREAPEE
- the rsmB gene encoding 16S rRNA (cytosine(967)-C(5))-methyltransferase RsmB produces the protein MTQLRQDKLAPQRAASAPGVPTRVLAAKVLAQVIGRGRSLKAELAKALPSLDDSRDRALLEALCFAVLRRRGAYDAALAQWMQRPLGVREDELRALLLVGFAQLDALELPAHAALSATVDAARAMGRDRQAGMVNALLRRAQREGIPAQPARAAFPDWLAGMIEQDWPEQAEDVFAASLQPAPLWLRVNRQHGSREAVLEQLAAAAIEAEASPLCSDAIRLPVPVPVAALPGFAAGALSVQDLSAQQVADALAPRPGARVLDACAAPGGKAAHLLERDPSLQLLALDIDPRRLKRISETFARTGVGAQARVLAADAAAPDSWWDGQPFDCILLDAPCSATGIIRRQPDVLVHRRPADIEALVTLQARLLDACFSMLAPGGTLLYATCSILREENQFQVESFLQRTPRAGFLPLGEAFGHDSWAGRQRLPGEEGADGFFYARLLKKG
- the fmt gene encoding methionyl-tRNA formyltransferase; translation: MKIVFAGTPEFAVSSLRAAARHHEVVAVYTQPDRPAGRGRGLMPSPVKLEAIARGIPVFQPEHLKTPEAQQQLRDLQPDLMVVVAYGLILPKAVLSIPTHGCWNVHASLLPRWRGAAPIQRAIQAGDSESGVCLMQMEAGLDTGPVLLKQHLAIGANDTGGQLHDRLAELGAQVLSDGLGLLRAGIKPIAQPQPEAGVTYAHKLDKAEARLDWAQDAQALERTVRAFNPWPIAEAQLAGERVRIHGAVALPDNQGKAPGTLLAAAREGIDIACGQGALRLRVLQREGGKAITAADYLNARRDLSVGA